A DNA window from Falco naumanni isolate bFalNau1 chromosome Z, bFalNau1.pat, whole genome shotgun sequence contains the following coding sequences:
- the LOC121080755 gene encoding aquaporin-7-like → MEGRSCSRTLESESKMLEKIQKALTIRSSTIRELLAEALGMFILMVFGLSSVAQVVLGRGDFGQHLSINLGFGIGVTLGVHAAGGISGAHLNAAITLTHCLLGNLPWRKLPAYLMGQFLGSFTAAATVFGLYYDALHDYTKGNFTVMGPTATASIFCTYPAPYVSLLGGFFTEFIATLMLLLGILVIHDEKNNGALKGTQALLTGILVLGIGLGMGMNTGYAINPSRDLPPRVFTAIAGWGMDVFTAGHHWWWVPLTAPVLGSLAGVLIHKLFIDLHNQPVPKSGNEKEQPVVETSTL, encoded by the exons ATGGAGGG GAGGTCCTGCAGCCGCACGCTGGAGTCGGAGAGCAAAATGCTGGAGAAGATTCAGAAGGCACTCACGATTCGTAGCAGTACCatcagggagctgctggcagaagcaCTGGGGATGTTCATCCTCATG GTCTTTGGCTTGTCTTCTGTGGCACAAGTGGTATTAGGAAGAGGAGACTTTGGGCAACACCTAAGCATCAATTTGGGATTCGGCATTGGTGTTACACTGGGCGTCCACGCGGCAGGAGGGATCTCTG GAGCTCATCTGAATGCTGCCATCACCCTCACACACTGCCTTCTAGGAAACCTCCCCTGGAGAAAGCTCCCAGCTTATCTGATGGGTCAGTTCCTGGGCTCCTTTACAGCGGCAGCCACTGTCTTTGGCCTCTACTACG ATGCTCTGCATGACTACACCAAGGGGAACTTTACAGTGATGGGACCAACTGCCACGGCGTCGATCTTCTGCACTTACCCTGCACCCTATGTATCCTTGCTGGGAGGCTTCTTCACAGAG TTTATTGCGACGCTGATGCTGCTCCTGGGCATTCTGGTCATCCATGATGAGAAAAACAACGGAGCCCTGAAAGGCACACAGGCCCTGCTCACGGGAATCCTTGTCCTGGGCATCGGACTGGGGATGGGGATGAACACAGGCTATGCCATAAACCCCTCCCGGGACCTACCCCCCAGGGTCTTCACAGCAATTGCTGGCTGGGGAATGGACGTCTTCAC GGCTGGGCATCACTGGTGGTGGGTCCCACTCACAGCGCCAGTTCTGGGAAGTCTTGCTGGTGTTTTAATCCATAAACTCTTCATTGATTTGCACAACCAACCTGTCCCAAAAAGCGGAAATGAGAAAGAACAGCCAGTGGTGGAGACCTCTACGCTGTGA
- the TPGS2 gene encoding tubulin polyglutamylase complex subunit 2 isoform X1 codes for MEEKPSASIKPHLDKLTLGVTRILETSPGVAEVTFVEKEPAERHTIISWEQKNSCVLPEDLKNFYLMTDGFQMTWSVKTDDTPMPLGSMVINSVSKLCRLGGSSMYTLPNAPTLADLEDDTDEEGNGDKLEKPHFDSRSLIFELDPCNGNGKVCLVYKHAKPVVSPDTEIWFLDRALYWHFLTKTFTAYYRLLITHLGLPQWQYAFTSYGVSPQAKQWFNMYKPITINTALLSEEADSFVNKLDPNKVFKSKNKTAVMKKKPPSQPAGSQKSHTSMTSTKTSSLAGNSSRK; via the exons agaCTTCTCCAGGAGTTGCTGAGGTGACGTTTGTGGAAAAGGAGCCAGCTGAACGCCACACAATCATTTCATGGGAGCAA AAAAACTCCTGCGTATTACCAGAAGATTTAAAGAACTTCTATCTGATGACGGATGGCTTCCAGATGACCTGGAGCGTGAAGACCGATG ATACCCCAATGCCCCTGGGCTCCATGGTGATTAATAGTGTCTCAAAGCTATGTCGGCTTGGGGGTTCGTCTATGTACACTCTGCCTAATGCACCAACTCTTGCTGACCTGGAAGATGACACAGATGAGGAAG gtaATGGAGACAAACTGGAGAAACCACACTTTGATTCTCGTAGTCTTATCTTTGAATTAGACCCATGCAATGGGAATGGCAAAGTTTGTCTTGTTTATAAGCACGCTAAACCAG tTGTCTCCCCAGACACAGAGATATGGTTCCTGGACAGAGCTCTGTATTGGCATTTCCTCACCAAAACCTTCACAGCCTACTATCGCCTGCTCATTACCCACCTGGGTCTCCCACAGTGGCAGTATGCCTTCACCAGCTATGGGGTCAGCCCGCAGGCCAAG CAATGGTTTAACATGTATAAACCCATAACCATCAACACAGCTCTCCTTTCTGAAGAAGCTGATTCCTTTGTGAACAAGCTGGACCCCAATaaggtatttaaaagcaagaacaaaacagcagtgatgaaaaagaaaccacccTCCCAGCCAGCAGGCTCCCAAAAGAGTCACACAAGCATGACCTCCACCAAGACATCCTCCCTAGCTGGAAATTCTTCAAGGAAGTGA